Proteins encoded within one genomic window of Paludisphaera rhizosphaerae:
- a CDS encoding radical SAM protein produces MNLKDLPLLARMGRRHLATILPEALYLSTGIDLTRPALIGASVTNRCNYKCLQCACWRMQPEAEMTVEQWKAGLDGLREYLGRYRVQFVGGEPFVKRGFLDLLEHCDRLGVDFGVMTNGSAFVNRRVVDRFVKAGPILVTISVDGPTAELHDRLRGHPGSLEAIEVGIHNLREFREERRRSFPIRIKATLNARNYRTAPAMVDWAAAQGATSIDFEPVREWTEETRGELWPTMDDSDELEGIVSELLEMQKAGAPIETSNHKLLSMPDHFRRRPPSPEVEVCRIGLRAFSINPQGIVSHCHYFEPIGDLTRQTAREIWTGEHARAVRSQTIACTRGCSYGCYATKPVLHTIKRGLKVFARPVVDPTPRVETAPGT; encoded by the coding sequence ATGAATCTCAAGGATCTTCCGCTGCTTGCGCGGATGGGGAGAAGGCACCTGGCGACGATCCTCCCGGAGGCCCTTTATCTGTCGACCGGGATCGACCTCACCCGTCCGGCGCTGATCGGAGCTTCGGTCACGAATCGCTGCAATTACAAGTGCCTGCAGTGCGCGTGTTGGAGGATGCAGCCCGAGGCGGAGATGACCGTGGAACAGTGGAAGGCCGGACTCGACGGCCTTCGAGAGTATCTCGGTCGTTACCGTGTCCAGTTCGTGGGCGGGGAACCCTTTGTGAAGCGTGGGTTCCTGGACCTCCTGGAGCATTGCGATCGCCTGGGGGTCGATTTCGGGGTCATGACCAACGGGTCGGCGTTCGTCAATCGTCGTGTGGTTGATCGGTTTGTGAAGGCGGGGCCGATCCTCGTCACGATTTCCGTGGACGGACCGACGGCTGAGCTGCACGATCGGCTCCGAGGGCACCCGGGATCGCTGGAGGCGATTGAAGTCGGTATCCACAACCTCCGGGAGTTTCGCGAGGAGCGCCGCCGTTCGTTCCCGATCCGGATCAAGGCGACCCTCAACGCCCGCAACTATCGAACCGCTCCTGCAATGGTCGATTGGGCCGCAGCTCAAGGGGCGACCTCGATCGACTTCGAGCCTGTTCGCGAGTGGACTGAGGAGACTCGGGGGGAACTCTGGCCGACGATGGACGACAGCGACGAGTTGGAGGGCATCGTGAGCGAACTCCTCGAGATGCAGAAGGCTGGAGCGCCGATCGAGACCTCGAATCATAAGCTGCTGAGCATGCCCGATCACTTCCGTCGACGCCCGCCCAGTCCAGAGGTGGAGGTCTGCCGGATTGGGTTGCGAGCCTTCTCGATCAACCCGCAAGGCATTGTGTCGCACTGCCACTACTTCGAGCCGATCGGCGATCTGACACGGCAAACCGCTCGTGAGATTTGGACGGGCGAGCATGCCCGCGCGGTCCGGAGCCAGACGATCGCCTGTACTCGGGGATGCTCATACGGCTGCTACGCGACCAAGCCGGTGCTGCACACCATCAAGCGGGGCCTCAAGGTCTTCGCCCGCCCCGTCGTCGATCCGACTCCTCGGGTTGAGACCGCTCCCGGTACCTGA
- a CDS encoding CoA-binding protein has product MSEPRPRIAVVGASRDRSKFGNKAVRAFVAQGWEVFPVNPTLDEVEGLRAYPDLASIPGGRLDRVSLYVPPQVGIRVLDQIKLADVGEVWLNPGSESPELVAHAEALGLDVIQACSIIDLGENPRHY; this is encoded by the coding sequence ATGTCCGAACCCCGCCCCAGGATCGCCGTCGTCGGCGCCAGTCGCGATCGTTCAAAGTTCGGCAACAAGGCCGTGCGCGCGTTCGTCGCCCAGGGCTGGGAGGTTTTTCCGGTCAACCCGACGCTCGACGAGGTCGAGGGCCTTCGCGCCTATCCCGATCTGGCCTCGATCCCTGGCGGCCGGCTCGACCGGGTCTCGCTCTATGTTCCGCCCCAGGTCGGCATCCGCGTTCTCGACCAGATCAAGCTGGCGGACGTTGGCGAGGTCTGGCTCAACCCCGGATCGGAGTCGCCCGAACTCGTCGCGCACGCCGAAGCCCTTGGACTCGACGTGATCCAGGCGTGCAGCATCATCGACCTCGGCGAGAATCCACGTCACTACTGA
- the sppA gene encoding signal peptide peptidase SppA — MTNIGYRVRLALAFGLAAAVAAGPWIGKAAAQEKPAGESKPAEPEKKPEPPKARVAVFRLSGTIQETPRDEVLNLGGETSTPLWPLIERLDKAAKDPAVKAVVVLVESPTVGSSQVAEIRAAFERVKAAGKPVIAHADQVGSLSHYVLMSAASRVSVVPTGDLWITGLYGESPYIRNLLEKVGVRPDFLTCGDYKSAAEMFMRDGPSKEADAMQNWLLDSLFDTMVARVAASRKVDPELVKAWIDSGPHTAEKARALGVIDAVEHRQDLEAYLKKTYGGDVVIDRKYGKKEEPKLDATNPFGIFRFLGEVMAASKVDKQKPAVGVVYVDGPIVLEKSGGMSVFQDGEAAGVSIRRALDDAANDDAIKAVVLRVDSPGGSALASEIILDATRRVKAKKTLVVSMGNVAGSGGYYVACGTDAVFADETTITGSIGVVSGKVAVNGLFDRLGVTFKPYRRGQNAGMLSTGDLFTPAERQKMQDYMNEIYGEFKGHVVAIRGGKLKKPIDDLAGGRVYTGKQALELGLIDRLGGFHDAVTHAAGLAKITEYDVRAVPKAKSVIEEILEQSSDDDRKGLVRTPASGSILLEAAAPLLKAIDPARAGTIRLALGRLELIRREGVVAMMPELGLDR; from the coding sequence ATGACGAACATCGGATATCGAGTCCGCCTGGCCTTGGCCTTCGGGCTCGCCGCTGCGGTCGCCGCCGGACCATGGATCGGCAAGGCCGCCGCTCAGGAGAAGCCGGCGGGCGAGTCGAAACCCGCCGAGCCTGAGAAGAAACCGGAACCGCCCAAGGCCCGAGTCGCTGTCTTTCGGCTCTCCGGCACGATTCAGGAGACGCCCCGCGACGAGGTCCTGAACCTCGGCGGCGAGACCTCGACGCCGCTTTGGCCCCTCATCGAGCGGCTCGACAAGGCGGCCAAGGATCCGGCGGTCAAGGCGGTCGTCGTTCTGGTTGAGAGTCCTACCGTTGGTTCCTCCCAGGTGGCTGAGATCCGCGCGGCGTTTGAGCGTGTGAAGGCCGCGGGCAAGCCGGTGATCGCCCATGCGGATCAGGTCGGGAGCCTGAGCCATTACGTCCTCATGAGTGCGGCTTCGCGGGTGAGCGTCGTCCCGACGGGCGACCTCTGGATCACCGGACTCTACGGCGAATCGCCCTACATCCGCAACCTGCTCGAAAAGGTCGGCGTCCGGCCCGACTTCCTCACCTGCGGGGATTACAAGAGCGCCGCCGAGATGTTCATGCGCGACGGCCCTAGCAAGGAGGCCGACGCGATGCAGAACTGGCTGCTCGACAGCCTCTTCGACACGATGGTCGCCCGGGTCGCCGCCAGCCGGAAGGTCGATCCTGAGTTGGTCAAGGCCTGGATCGACAGCGGCCCGCACACGGCGGAGAAGGCCAGGGCGCTCGGCGTGATCGACGCCGTCGAGCATCGCCAGGACCTGGAGGCGTACCTCAAGAAGACGTACGGCGGCGACGTCGTGATCGACCGCAAGTACGGCAAGAAGGAGGAGCCCAAGCTCGACGCGACGAACCCGTTTGGGATCTTCAGGTTCCTCGGCGAGGTGATGGCGGCTTCGAAGGTCGACAAGCAGAAGCCTGCTGTGGGCGTGGTCTACGTCGACGGGCCGATCGTGCTGGAGAAGTCGGGGGGCATGTCCGTCTTCCAGGACGGCGAGGCCGCCGGCGTCTCGATTCGCCGCGCCCTCGATGATGCGGCCAACGACGACGCCATCAAGGCGGTCGTCCTGCGGGTGGATTCGCCGGGTGGCTCGGCCCTGGCCAGCGAGATCATCCTCGACGCCACCCGTCGCGTGAAGGCGAAAAAAACCCTGGTCGTTTCGATGGGGAACGTCGCCGGCAGCGGCGGCTACTATGTGGCCTGCGGCACTGACGCCGTTTTCGCCGACGAGACCACGATCACGGGCTCCATCGGCGTTGTCAGCGGTAAGGTTGCGGTCAACGGCCTCTTCGATCGGCTCGGGGTGACGTTCAAGCCTTACCGCCGCGGCCAGAACGCCGGCATGCTCTCCACCGGCGATCTCTTCACGCCCGCGGAGCGGCAGAAGATGCAAGATTATATGAACGAAATCTACGGCGAGTTCAAGGGACACGTCGTCGCCATCCGAGGCGGCAAGCTCAAGAAGCCGATCGACGATCTCGCCGGCGGCCGCGTCTACACGGGCAAGCAGGCCCTGGAACTGGGACTGATCGACCGCCTCGGCGGCTTCCACGACGCTGTCACGCATGCCGCCGGCCTGGCCAAGATCACTGAATACGACGTCCGCGCCGTCCCCAAGGCGAAGTCGGTCATCGAGGAGATTCTGGAGCAATCCTCGGACGACGACCGCAAAGGGCTGGTTCGTACGCCCGCCTCAGGTTCGATCCTCCTGGAGGCCGCGGCGCCGCTGTTGAAGGCGATCGACCCTGCCCGCGCCGGAACCATTCGTCTGGCGTTGGGGAGGTTGGAACTGATCCGCCGCGAGGGCGTCGTCGCGATGATGCCAGAACTGGGGCTCGATCGCTGA
- a CDS encoding PA0069 family radical SAM protein, with translation MSGERIPPKGRGAGYNPPNRFDPLHSEIELETVQDDAEYLEGLRRPETEFLDDRSRSIIAENQSPDVGFDASVNPYRGCEHGCIYCYARPTHEYLGMSAGLDFETKIMVKRDAPALLRAALESPKWRPRVLAMSGVTDPYQPIERKLRLTRGCLEVMAEYRQAVTIVTKNRLVVRDMEVLADLARDRAAGVFLSITTLNPAMAADLEPRTSRPAGRLAAIRALSEAGVPTGVLVAPVIPGLTDHEMPAILEAAAKAGARFAGYVAVRLPMAVAPLFTDWLERHHPDAKDKVLDRIRSMHGGKLYDSRFGERMRGEGPIADVIARLFKTTCRRLDLNVTPWPVSAGAFRRPTKPDEQLRLFD, from the coding sequence ATGAGCGGCGAACGCATCCCACCGAAGGGCCGCGGGGCCGGCTACAACCCCCCGAACCGCTTCGATCCCCTTCACAGCGAGATCGAGCTGGAGACCGTTCAGGATGACGCCGAGTACCTGGAGGGGCTGCGCCGTCCCGAGACTGAGTTTCTCGACGACCGTTCCCGCTCGATCATCGCCGAGAACCAGAGTCCAGACGTCGGTTTCGACGCCAGCGTCAACCCGTATCGCGGCTGCGAACACGGCTGCATCTACTGCTACGCCCGGCCGACGCATGAGTATCTCGGCATGTCCGCCGGTCTGGATTTTGAGACCAAGATCATGGTCAAACGCGACGCCCCGGCATTGCTGAGGGCGGCGCTCGAATCTCCGAAATGGCGACCCCGCGTTCTGGCGATGAGCGGCGTCACCGACCCCTATCAGCCCATCGAGCGAAAGCTCCGCCTCACCCGAGGCTGCCTGGAAGTCATGGCCGAGTATCGCCAGGCGGTGACGATCGTGACCAAGAACCGACTCGTGGTTCGCGACATGGAGGTGCTCGCCGATTTGGCCCGGGACCGGGCGGCGGGAGTGTTCCTCTCGATCACGACGTTGAATCCGGCGATGGCCGCTGATTTGGAGCCGCGCACCAGTCGTCCCGCCGGAAGGCTGGCGGCGATCCGGGCGCTCTCGGAGGCCGGCGTTCCGACGGGGGTCCTCGTCGCGCCTGTGATCCCCGGGCTGACCGATCATGAGATGCCGGCGATCCTCGAGGCCGCCGCGAAGGCCGGGGCTCGCTTCGCCGGGTACGTCGCCGTTCGCCTGCCAATGGCCGTGGCTCCGCTGTTCACCGACTGGCTCGAACGGCACCACCCCGATGCGAAGGACAAGGTGCTCGATCGAATCCGCTCGATGCACGGCGGCAAGCTCTACGACTCCCGTTTCGGCGAGCGTATGCGGGGCGAAGGCCCGATCGCCGACGTCATCGCCCGACTCTTCAAGACGACCTGCCGCCGGCTCGACCTCAACGTGACGCCGTGGCCGGTCTCGGCCGGTGCATTTCGCCGGCCGACGAAACCCGATGAGCAACTCCGGCTCTTCGACTGA
- a CDS encoding DUF1559 domain-containing protein, with the protein MSSPRPSGSNRNGFTLIELLVVIAIIAVLIALLLPAVQSAREAARRAQCTNNLKQMGLGVANFESANGHLPQGPYDGDPSTPADLANYTKTGTDVCCNATTARGWNQFFKILPYMEQQSLYNLANLTATPTEQAAAPNAALATQVAATAVPGFYCPSRRTNARYGTNPTTARAMNDYAGCAGFRQGPYFGCSGTAFIPAAPNGMSPELGIRLYDNGEINRGNKPGYRGAIVWSGLGAKRYWGDFKDGTSNSIVFAEKSLPEKAQGTDGGDNEAWQNSGWDEDCIRWHFFPLPDNQAPYLNGVCNTPTSPNTGSTLWRHQFGGPHPGGLNALMGDGSVHFIKFSVNPTAFRKLAVIDDQEVLSSDEF; encoded by the coding sequence GTGTCTTCGCCTCGCCCCTCCGGGTCGAACCGCAACGGGTTCACCCTCATCGAACTGCTCGTCGTCATCGCGATCATCGCCGTCTTGATCGCCTTGCTCCTGCCCGCCGTCCAGTCCGCCCGCGAAGCCGCCCGCCGTGCGCAATGCACGAACAACCTGAAACAGATGGGCCTGGGCGTCGCTAATTTCGAGAGCGCCAACGGCCACCTTCCCCAGGGCCCGTACGACGGCGACCCCTCGACGCCCGCGGACCTCGCCAACTACACCAAGACCGGCACCGACGTCTGCTGCAACGCGACGACGGCGAGAGGCTGGAATCAGTTCTTTAAGATCCTGCCCTACATGGAGCAGCAGAGCCTCTACAACCTGGCCAACCTGACGGCCACGCCGACCGAGCAGGCGGCGGCTCCCAACGCGGCCCTCGCGACCCAGGTCGCCGCGACGGCCGTCCCGGGGTTCTACTGCCCCTCGCGCCGGACCAACGCCCGCTATGGGACCAACCCGACGACAGCCCGCGCCATGAACGACTACGCCGGCTGCGCCGGCTTCCGTCAGGGGCCCTACTTCGGCTGCTCGGGCACCGCGTTCATCCCGGCCGCCCCGAACGGCATGTCTCCTGAGCTGGGCATCCGCCTGTACGACAACGGGGAAATCAACCGGGGCAACAAGCCCGGCTACCGCGGCGCCATCGTCTGGTCCGGCCTCGGCGCAAAGCGCTACTGGGGCGACTTCAAGGACGGTACCTCGAATTCGATCGTCTTCGCCGAGAAGAGTCTCCCCGAGAAGGCGCAGGGGACCGACGGCGGCGACAACGAAGCCTGGCAGAACAGCGGCTGGGACGAGGACTGCATCCGCTGGCACTTCTTCCCGCTGCCGGACAACCAGGCTCCGTACCTCAACGGCGTTTGCAACACTCCGACCTCGCCCAACACCGGCTCCACCCTCTGGCGGCACCAGTTCGGCGGCCCGCACCCCGGCGGCCTGAACGCTCTCATGGGCGACGGCTCGGTCCACTTCATCAAGTTCTCGGTCAATCCCACGGCCTTCCGGAAGCTGGCCGTCATCGACGACCAGGAAGTCCTCAGCTCCGACGAGTTCTGA
- a CDS encoding multidrug effflux MFS transporter, which produces MTHDETPNRLDSKGAGLGLRFLILLGLLDAFGPLGIDMYLPAFPEIGRDLHAGGGRVELTLSLFLAGLAIGQLICGPISDRIGRRKPLLFGAAAFAAASVVCAFTRSIEALIAARFIMGLAGATGMVVARAVVRDVYEEGDSARVYSMLMLVIGVAPIISPSLGAWVMVFGGWPAIFWSLALFACVCGAGVLLDMPETLADDRRDREPAVSIAPRYVEVFTDRRFLGYAIPSSLALGMIFAYVTAAPSMFLKHFQLSQTAFNVVFAGNAIGLIGAAQVNRRLSRYFDTHGILRGASRVNAVAAVLMASLAWTGVGGFSIFLATIFLSLSMIGLILPNATAAVMAPFPDHAGVASALLGALQFAVGAAAGAAVGLASDGTPRAMALTMACFATISLAVSTVVERRRGQAEETEWAVAAGS; this is translated from the coding sequence ATGACTCACGACGAGACGCCGAACCGCCTCGACTCCAAGGGGGCCGGCCTCGGCCTTCGCTTTCTGATCTTGCTCGGTCTGCTGGACGCCTTCGGGCCGCTCGGGATCGACATGTACCTGCCGGCCTTCCCGGAGATCGGCCGCGACCTGCACGCCGGCGGCGGGCGGGTCGAGTTGACTCTCTCTTTGTTCCTCGCCGGCCTGGCGATCGGCCAGCTTATTTGCGGGCCGATCTCCGACCGTATCGGGCGACGCAAGCCACTCCTGTTCGGCGCTGCGGCGTTCGCGGCGGCGTCGGTCGTCTGCGCCTTCACGCGGTCGATCGAGGCTCTGATCGCCGCTCGGTTCATCATGGGACTGGCCGGCGCGACGGGGATGGTCGTCGCCCGCGCGGTGGTTCGCGACGTCTATGAGGAGGGCGATTCGGCTCGGGTCTACTCCATGCTCATGCTGGTGATCGGCGTCGCGCCGATCATTTCTCCCTCGCTCGGTGCGTGGGTCATGGTGTTCGGCGGTTGGCCGGCGATCTTCTGGTCGCTGGCGCTCTTCGCCTGCGTCTGCGGGGCGGGGGTCCTTCTCGATATGCCCGAGACCCTGGCGGACGACCGCCGTGATCGTGAGCCAGCGGTCTCGATCGCCCCTCGCTATGTCGAGGTCTTCACCGATCGACGCTTCCTTGGCTACGCGATTCCCTCCAGCCTGGCGCTGGGGATGATCTTTGCGTACGTCACCGCGGCGCCGTCGATGTTCCTGAAGCACTTCCAGCTCTCGCAGACGGCGTTCAACGTCGTGTTCGCGGGCAACGCGATCGGTCTGATCGGCGCGGCGCAGGTCAATCGTCGCCTCTCGCGGTATTTTGACACCCACGGCATCCTGCGAGGTGCTTCGAGAGTCAATGCGGTTGCGGCCGTCTTGATGGCGAGCCTCGCCTGGACCGGCGTCGGCGGGTTCTCGATCTTCCTGGCGACGATCTTCTTGTCGCTGTCGATGATCGGCCTGATCCTGCCGAACGCCACGGCGGCGGTGATGGCCCCGTTTCCCGACCACGCCGGGGTGGCCTCGGCCTTGCTGGGGGCCTTGCAGTTCGCGGTCGGCGCGGCGGCCGGTGCGGCGGTCGGATTGGCCAGCGACGGCACGCCCCGGGCGATGGCCCTGACGATGGCCTGCTTCGCAACAATTTCCCTGGCGGTCTCCACGGTGGTCGAACGTCGCCGGGGGCAGGCCGAAGAGACCGAGTGGGCTGTCGCGGCCGGGTCGTGA
- a CDS encoding pseudouridine synthase, with protein MSRTLKLFKPYDVLCQFTDDLGRATLADFVSIPNVYAAGRLDRDSEGLLLLTDDGSLAHRLTDPRFEHPKTYLVQVERVPDEPALEALRSGVTLADGLTRPAEVELLPEPPELPERPVPIRFRKNVPTAWIRLTLREGRNRQVRRMTAAVGFPTLRLVRWAIGGVTLEGLEPGGWAELSADESAALRSILGSPGTRSRRPPRRR; from the coding sequence ATGTCTCGAACTTTGAAGCTGTTCAAGCCTTACGACGTCCTCTGCCAGTTCACCGACGACCTGGGACGGGCCACGCTCGCGGACTTCGTTTCCATCCCCAACGTTTACGCCGCGGGGCGCCTGGATCGCGACAGCGAGGGGCTGCTGCTTCTGACCGATGACGGCTCGCTCGCCCACAGGCTGACCGATCCTCGTTTTGAGCATCCCAAGACGTATCTCGTTCAGGTCGAGCGAGTCCCAGACGAACCGGCGCTCGAAGCTCTCCGCAGCGGCGTCACGCTCGCCGACGGCCTGACCAGACCGGCCGAGGTGGAACTACTCCCCGAGCCCCCTGAACTTCCCGAACGTCCCGTGCCGATCCGGTTTCGTAAGAACGTCCCGACCGCCTGGATCCGCTTGACGCTTCGCGAGGGCCGGAATCGTCAGGTCAGGCGGATGACCGCCGCCGTTGGCTTCCCGACCTTGCGGCTCGTCCGATGGGCGATCGGCGGCGTCACGCTGGAAGGGCTGGAGCCGGGAGGATGGGCGGAACTATCCGCGGACGAGAGTGCGGCCCTTCGATCGATCCTCGGCTCGCCCGGGACACGTTCCCGACGGCCTCCGCGCCGGCGATGA
- a CDS encoding mechanosensitive ion channel domain-containing protein codes for MTPSFDRANARPIRHLAFRLMLAVCIAGAVLLTSGCEYFTSERLANLKPGKPEDAASRVGPDPLATGPLGQKADLVDPVTGEAARLSPAEVVAMLERIIRGNQLELDDLAPRLEDQAESEAARDVFQHLDDLAKSLEREKKKAQAEGQQDRVAEIERQAKGLEEPWKLARERLDLDLRTRMLALERVNILRSVLDHDRRRLKAVLATGDLSRFLDEPATEASPTPAAPGTPSPADGATAIPPDAAPAAAPASTEPSTDAPAPAQPAPAPAAAPPVVQIPIVPGQPLVPKAVDAKQAAKDEAKAKDATAKSDAEKRAETPAAEAEKKAALPPSKELISAKQDLRAKSTTVQKLQERTMTLDARVQSLARSLELIRELVQLSRESVENATKTRDFLQAEMQSGRPSAALQAWTHDGTDAMGEMNRRILTASEDVKRLQARLDEMVEERAMVADALQKTSLRAQSAKEGLEKTQEKVEALESPFSSHNIRSWLWMHGPSVVGTLVIMSLLYLLVSRYSHKLVEIFAARGLRGSKAERDNRMETLVSVLQNTGSALVLIGGTSTLLSQVGLPVAPLLGGAAVAGVAVAFGAQNLIKDFFYGFMILLENQYKLKDVVKIGEHSGQVEQITLRMTALRDGDGGLHFLPNGATTSVINMTHGWSSASFAVRIAWEEDVDRVIAIIQELGKEIRQDPKLRLMIVDDLNMMGVDALTDNAVVILFSIKTLPLQQWNVKREFLKRLKKKFQEKKVLLPPVTPPSTPPGG; via the coding sequence TTGACTCCCTCGTTCGACCGCGCCAATGCCCGACCCATCCGTCACCTCGCCTTCCGACTGATGCTGGCAGTCTGCATCGCTGGTGCCGTTTTGCTCACATCGGGCTGCGAGTATTTCACGTCGGAGCGGCTGGCTAACCTCAAGCCCGGCAAGCCCGAAGATGCGGCCTCGAGAGTCGGTCCAGATCCACTTGCGACCGGCCCCCTCGGACAGAAGGCCGATCTAGTCGATCCTGTCACCGGCGAAGCGGCGCGACTCTCCCCGGCCGAGGTCGTGGCGATGCTGGAGCGGATCATCCGCGGCAACCAGCTTGAATTGGACGACCTGGCTCCGCGGCTCGAAGATCAAGCGGAGAGCGAGGCAGCCCGCGACGTTTTCCAGCACCTGGACGACCTGGCGAAGAGCCTCGAACGCGAAAAGAAGAAGGCGCAGGCCGAGGGTCAACAAGACCGCGTCGCCGAAATCGAACGCCAGGCCAAAGGTCTGGAGGAGCCCTGGAAGCTCGCGCGTGAACGGCTCGACCTGGACCTCCGTACGCGGATGCTGGCCCTGGAGCGGGTCAACATCCTCCGGAGCGTCCTAGACCATGACCGTCGGCGCCTAAAAGCCGTTCTGGCCACGGGCGATCTGAGCCGATTTCTCGACGAGCCCGCAACCGAGGCGTCCCCGACGCCCGCCGCGCCGGGAACGCCCTCGCCCGCTGACGGAGCAACCGCGATCCCACCAGACGCCGCGCCGGCCGCCGCTCCCGCATCGACCGAGCCATCGACCGACGCGCCCGCCCCGGCGCAGCCCGCCCCCGCGCCGGCTGCCGCGCCCCCCGTGGTTCAGATCCCGATCGTCCCCGGCCAGCCTCTTGTTCCCAAGGCGGTCGACGCCAAGCAGGCCGCGAAGGACGAGGCGAAGGCCAAGGACGCAACAGCCAAGTCCGACGCCGAAAAGAGAGCCGAGACGCCCGCCGCCGAAGCCGAGAAGAAGGCCGCCCTCCCTCCCAGCAAGGAGTTGATCTCGGCCAAACAGGATCTCCGGGCCAAGAGCACGACCGTCCAGAAGCTCCAGGAACGGACGATGACGCTGGACGCGCGGGTGCAGAGTCTCGCCCGATCGCTGGAACTCATTCGCGAACTGGTGCAGCTCTCACGCGAGAGCGTCGAGAACGCGACCAAAACGCGAGACTTCCTCCAGGCCGAGATGCAGTCGGGACGCCCATCGGCCGCTCTCCAGGCGTGGACCCATGACGGCACCGACGCCATGGGCGAGATGAACCGCCGGATTCTCACGGCTTCCGAAGACGTCAAGCGACTGCAGGCCCGGCTCGACGAGATGGTCGAAGAACGGGCGATGGTCGCCGACGCCCTCCAGAAGACGAGTCTTCGCGCCCAATCGGCCAAGGAGGGGTTGGAAAAGACCCAGGAGAAGGTGGAAGCCCTGGAAAGCCCCTTCTCCTCGCACAACATCCGGTCCTGGCTTTGGATGCACGGGCCGTCGGTCGTGGGGACGCTCGTCATCATGTCCCTGCTCTACCTGCTTGTGAGCCGCTACTCTCACAAGCTGGTCGAGATCTTCGCCGCGCGGGGGTTGCGCGGTTCGAAGGCCGAACGCGACAACCGGATGGAGACGCTCGTCAGCGTACTTCAAAACACCGGCAGCGCACTCGTGCTGATCGGCGGGACCTCAACCTTATTGAGTCAGGTCGGACTGCCGGTCGCTCCGCTGCTGGGCGGAGCCGCGGTAGCTGGCGTCGCGGTGGCGTTCGGCGCCCAGAATCTCATCAAGGATTTCTTCTATGGGTTTATGATCCTTCTCGAAAATCAATACAAGCTGAAGGATGTCGTCAAAATCGGCGAGCACAGCGGCCAGGTGGAGCAGATCACGCTCCGAATGACGGCCCTGCGCGACGGCGACGGCGGGCTGCACTTCCTCCCCAACGGCGCCACCACCTCAGTCATCAACATGACTCACGGCTGGTCGAGCGCCTCGTTCGCGGTCCGAATCGCCTGGGAGGAGGACGTCGATCGAGTGATCGCCATCATTCAGGAGCTCGGCAAGGAGATCCGCCAGGACCCCAAGCTCCGTCTGATGATCGTCGACGACCTGAACATGATGGGCGTCGATGCACTCACCGACAACGCCGTCGTGATCCTGTTCTCGATCAAGACGCTGCCGCTCCAGCAATGGAACGTCAAGCGAGAGTTCCTCAAGCGGCTGAAGAAGAAGTTCCAGGAGAAGAAGGTGCTTCTGCCTCCGGTCACCCCGCCGTCAACGCCTCCCGGCGGTTGA
- a CDS encoding ABC transporter substrate-binding protein has product MNRYRRIAWSLLPVALAVAGCNRGPTAPTANQPKAATQPRLLSPVRVEGDGWPKRVSDSTGRQVTIPAPPKRVVSLAPSNTEILFAVGAGDLVVGVTMMDDYPPEVKSRTSIGGMAPGSMNLETLTALKPDLVLATAGVQQPVIEPLQQLGLTVVAFDAEKPADVVHNIRAVGRVVDRGENAERLASEFETRLEAVRKRVADRREARPKVLYLLYDDPLMTVGPGTFLGKMIEEAGGVNVFADVSSNYPTPSDEQVLVRAPEVILATFGLMGGGGRSEEENQKRLTNRPGWQDVPAIRNRRIHALDENLTTRIGPRLVEGLEAIERALTPPSQ; this is encoded by the coding sequence ATGAATCGATATCGACGTATCGCCTGGTCGCTGTTGCCGGTCGCACTGGCCGTCGCCGGCTGCAACCGAGGTCCGACCGCGCCGACTGCGAACCAGCCCAAGGCCGCCACGCAACCGCGCCTACTCAGCCCAGTCCGTGTCGAGGGCGACGGCTGGCCGAAGCGTGTGTCCGACTCAACAGGGCGACAGGTGACGATTCCCGCGCCACCGAAACGCGTGGTCTCGCTGGCTCCGTCGAACACGGAGATCCTGTTCGCCGTCGGTGCAGGGGACCTCGTCGTAGGCGTGACGATGATGGACGACTACCCCCCTGAGGTGAAGTCGCGAACCTCGATTGGCGGTATGGCTCCGGGGAGTATGAACCTGGAGACGCTCACGGCGCTCAAGCCCGACCTTGTCCTGGCGACGGCGGGCGTCCAGCAGCCGGTGATTGAGCCGTTGCAGCAACTTGGGCTGACTGTCGTGGCCTTCGACGCTGAGAAGCCCGCCGACGTTGTGCACAACATTCGGGCCGTCGGCCGGGTCGTCGATCGTGGGGAGAACGCAGAGCGTTTGGCTTCCGAGTTTGAAACGCGTCTGGAGGCCGTCCGTAAACGCGTGGCCGATCGTCGAGAAGCGCGTCCGAAGGTGCTCTACTTGCTCTACGACGATCCGCTGATGACCGTCGGCCCCGGGACATTCCTCGGAAAGATGATCGAGGAGGCCGGGGGCGTGAACGTCTTCGCCGATGTTTCCTCGAACTACCCCACCCCCAGCGACGAGCAGGTCCTTGTCCGTGCGCCGGAGGTCATCCTGGCGACGTTCGGCCTCATGGGGGGCGGGGGCAGGTCCGAGGAAGAGAATCAGAAGCGCCTGACCAATCGTCCCGGCTGGCAAGACGTCCCCGCCATTCGCAACCGTCGGATCCACGCGCTCGACGAGAACCTGACGACCCGCATCGGCCCCCGATTGGTCGAAGGCCTGGAGGCGATCGAAAGGGCGCTGACCCCGCCGAGCCAGTGA